One window of Fusarium keratoplasticum isolate Fu6.1 chromosome 2, whole genome shotgun sequence genomic DNA carries:
- a CDS encoding 2,5-diamino-6-ribosylamino-4(3H)-pyrimidinone 5'-phosphate reductase yields the protein MSELLTFPASSAAMLKSRLPPSTLAQGTPSRPFVTLTFATSLDSSLSLAPGVRTRLSGPGSKAMTHYLRSRHAAILIGVSTLLADSPALNCRIAGAARQPRPIIIDPHLRWVPDPTDKVLEVARLGTGLAPFVLTGVGSESLPAASVALLEQHGGKYIHVPATSSGPGSRMRFDWRAVFDALLHEHLTSVMVEGGGQIINSLLNPTFHDMIDSVIVTIAPTWLGQGGVVVSPDRLQDSAGVPVPAARLSEVSWHPFGEDVVLCGKLHT from the coding sequence ATGTCTGAGCTGCTCACTTTCCCCGCATCGTCAGCGGCCATGCTGAAATCTCGCTTACCCCCGTCGACTCTCGCCCAAGGAACCCCCTCGCGACCCTTCGTTACCCTGACCTTTGCAACTTCGCTCGACTCGTCACTTTCTCTCGCACCTGGTGTACGGACCCGGCTCTCTGGGCCCGGCTCCAAAGCCATGACCCACTATCTCCGTTCGCGCCATGCGGCCATCCTCATCGGTGTCTCCACCCTCCTAGCCGACTCGCCTGCCCTGAACTGCCGCATCGCTGGTGCTGCAAGACAGCCCCGTCCCATCATTATCGACCCCCATCTCCGCTGGGTTCCTGACCCCACGGATaaggtcctcgaggtcgcACGTCTCGGCACCGGCCTAGCGCCCTTTGTCCTGACCGGGGTGGGTTCCGAGAGCTTGCCTGCCGCGAGTGTTGCACTGCTTGAGCAGCATGGCGGCAAATATATTCATGTTCCAGCCACGTCTTCAGGTCCTGGCAGCCGCATGCGTTTTGATTGGCGCGCTGTCTTTGATGCACTGCTCCACGAGCATTTGACCAGTGTCATGGTTGAGGGGGGTGGCCAGATCATCAACTCGTTACTCAACCCGACCTTCCACGACATGATTGACTCGGTCATCGTCACCATTGCGCCCACCTGGCTCGGTCAAGGGGGCGTTGTCGTATCTCCGGATCGGCTCCAGGACTCTGCAGGTGTTCCGGTCCCAGCTGCAAGGTTATCCGAAGTGTCGTGGCATCCCTTTGGTGAAGACGTTGTTTTATGTGGGAAGCTGCATACCTAG